Proteins co-encoded in one Merismopedia glauca CCAP 1448/3 genomic window:
- the sppA gene encoding signal peptide peptidase SppA — protein sequence MRNFLKQTLASTIGSCLGLLLFGGFATFGLIFLLVNASLKETTPVVENKSVLIFDLSLNITDSNPKGGDTVLATALSGDSGDSLSLRQVVNAIDKASKDSRISALFIDGSGGNPETGNGLASLREIRSALDRFKASGKQILAYDVGMEKRDYYLSSVANQIWMNPYGELEMNGWSTQPVFFAKALQKYGIGVQVVRVGKYKSAVEPFLLNQLSPENRQQLQALLNDLWQEFLTTTATSRKLTPQQLQTLADTQGVLSAEEAKQKGLVDKVAYVDEVRSQLQKISETKDEKTGFAGIELKEYVKQSKESSQKSFKGNRIAVVYAEGEIVNGTGKIGEVGGDRFAKKLRQLRLDNDVKAVVLRVNSPGGSVIGSDIIQREVLLIQKSKPLVVSMGDVAASGGYWISTYSDRIFAEKGTITGSIGVFGLLPNIQKLANDNGVSWDVVKTSKFADIDAINRPKTPEELAIYQKQVNRTYQTFITKVAESRKIAPDKVAEIAQGRVWSGKEAKNLGLVDEIGGLDRAIDYAAKKAKLEGKFNIEEYPESRSFEERILEQLTGDSATTQTQLPIPLNSQLKKIQKDLAVLKYINSGFTIYARLPFSLEIE from the coding sequence ATGCGTAACTTTCTGAAGCAAACTTTAGCTAGCACCATTGGAAGTTGTCTGGGATTATTATTATTTGGTGGTTTTGCTACCTTTGGATTGATATTTTTACTAGTTAACGCCTCACTCAAAGAGACTACTCCTGTAGTGGAAAATAAGTCAGTCTTGATTTTTGACTTATCTTTAAATATCACCGATAGCAATCCTAAAGGGGGAGATACAGTACTAGCAACGGCATTATCTGGGGATTCTGGAGATAGTCTGAGTTTGCGCCAGGTGGTTAATGCGATAGATAAAGCGAGTAAAGATTCTCGCATCAGCGCTTTGTTTATCGATGGTAGCGGTGGCAATCCAGAAACAGGTAATGGATTAGCTAGTTTAAGGGAAATCCGCAGCGCTTTAGACAGATTTAAAGCTAGTGGGAAGCAGATTTTGGCTTACGATGTGGGGATGGAAAAGCGAGATTATTATCTTAGTTCTGTCGCCAATCAAATTTGGATGAACCCTTATGGGGAACTGGAAATGAATGGTTGGAGTACTCAACCTGTATTTTTTGCTAAGGCTTTGCAAAAGTATGGGATTGGCGTACAAGTTGTCAGGGTTGGTAAATACAAGTCAGCCGTAGAACCGTTTCTTTTGAACCAACTTAGTCCCGAAAATCGTCAACAATTACAAGCTTTATTAAACGATTTGTGGCAAGAATTCTTAACTACTACCGCCACTAGTCGGAAATTAACTCCTCAACAGTTACAGACATTAGCGGATACTCAAGGGGTACTTTCGGCTGAAGAGGCGAAACAGAAAGGTTTAGTAGATAAAGTCGCTTATGTTGACGAAGTTAGGAGTCAATTGCAAAAAATCAGTGAAACTAAGGACGAAAAAACTGGTTTTGCGGGTATAGAACTCAAGGAATATGTTAAGCAATCCAAGGAATCTAGTCAAAAAAGCTTTAAAGGTAACAGAATTGCTGTTGTATATGCAGAAGGGGAAATTGTCAACGGAACTGGTAAAATCGGCGAAGTAGGAGGCGATCGCTTTGCCAAAAAGTTACGCCAACTTAGGTTAGATAATGATGTTAAAGCTGTGGTATTGCGGGTGAATAGTCCTGGCGGCAGCGTGATCGGTTCGGATATCATTCAAAGAGAAGTGTTATTGATCCAAAAAAGCAAACCTCTAGTTGTGTCTATGGGGGATGTCGCCGCTTCTGGAGGCTATTGGATTTCTACATATAGCGATCGCATTTTTGCCGAAAAAGGTACGATCACGGGTTCAATAGGCGTGTTTGGTTTACTTCCTAATATCCAGAAACTAGCTAACGATAATGGCGTGAGTTGGGATGTAGTTAAAACCTCAAAGTTTGCTGATATCGATGCGATTAATCGTCCTAAAACTCCCGAAGAATTAGCTATTTATCAAAAACAAGTTAACCGAACTTACCAAACATTTATCACTAAAGTAGCTGAATCTCGGAAGATTGCGCCAGATAAAGTCGCCGAAATCGCTCAAGGTCGAGTTTGGTCTGGCAAGGAAGCTAAAAATCTCGGTTTAGTTGATGAAATTGGCGGCTTAGATCGAGCGATTGATTATGCAGCTAAAAAGGCTAAGTTGGAGGGTAAATTTAACATTGAAGAATATCCAGAAAGCCGTTCTTTTGAAGAAAGAATTCTGGAACAATTAACCGGAGATTCTGCAACTACTCAAACCCAATTACCAATTCCTTTGAATAGTCAACTCAAAAAGATTCAAAAAGATTTGGCAGTTCTTAAGTATATAAATAGTGGTTTTACTATTTATGCGCGCCTACCATTTAGTTTGGAAATTGAGTAG
- a CDS encoding CHAT domain-containing protein, which translates to MSENPCLWLAIDRLQIGADNFAIRVVKAPFLGGHVLYDCNWSEALTQNWVHWQQMFKSRGLPHVPFVHHVTQSAATFPPNPNSSAGEQLPYTSRLMQTLGINLWQWLFTGVIQNCLAQSRGFASGKNQPLRLRLEIRDPDLIPLPWEIMQEQAGTPAISLAPQILFSRTTSDVESLKLSTSDLALNVLLVLGKDIDSNSGLTAKLKLQKEATALSGILQSQSDLGLPSYISPNLVPCRVEPLLQPSRAELLNALNTKKYNVLFYAGHGTTAPDGGLLYLSPDATINGTELAQALVSCQVKLAVLNACWGAQPDEERQKAIPRSSLAEVLIHHGVPAVLGMRDSIADEEALSFIQTFAQALRERMPIDQAVAIARQQLLTLYKFNQPAWTLPVLYMHPEFDGELVKNPTRQEEKPETNRITEIPTVLPIKPITNTNRIPDACLRSTDGTNTVWAVRQGRIRLGRVRNDTNDVVISNEQWVSQEHAEIIYREYGPESLYYLRDFSRFGTFIWSERGWQKINNQEVPLPSGTKLKFGSTQGQTLEFITYDYPTTESG; encoded by the coding sequence AATTGGGGCAGATAACTTTGCCATTCGGGTAGTTAAAGCCCCTTTCCTTGGCGGTCACGTCCTCTATGACTGTAACTGGTCAGAAGCATTGACTCAAAACTGGGTGCATTGGCAACAAATGTTCAAATCGCGAGGTTTACCCCACGTCCCATTTGTCCATCACGTCACCCAATCAGCCGCAACATTCCCCCCAAACCCAAATTCTAGTGCTGGGGAACAATTACCTTATACTAGTCGCTTGATGCAGACTTTGGGGATTAACTTGTGGCAATGGCTATTTACAGGCGTGATTCAAAACTGTCTAGCCCAAAGTAGAGGTTTTGCCAGTGGAAAAAATCAACCATTGCGCCTGCGTTTGGAAATTCGCGATCCTGACTTAATTCCCCTTCCTTGGGAAATAATGCAAGAACAAGCAGGAACGCCAGCAATTTCCCTAGCGCCCCAAATTTTGTTTAGCCGCACTACCAGTGATGTGGAGTCGCTGAAGCTATCTACTTCCGATTTGGCGTTAAATGTACTCTTAGTTTTGGGCAAAGATATTGACTCCAACTCTGGTTTGACTGCCAAATTAAAACTGCAAAAAGAAGCTACCGCATTATCAGGGATTTTACAAAGCCAATCAGATTTAGGTTTACCTAGCTACATTTCTCCCAACCTAGTTCCCTGTAGGGTAGAACCTTTACTGCAACCGAGTCGAGCCGAGTTACTCAATGCCTTAAATACTAAAAAATATAATGTTTTATTCTATGCAGGTCATGGAACTACCGCTCCTGATGGTGGTTTACTCTATTTAAGCCCTGATGCCACAATTAACGGCACTGAACTAGCCCAAGCTTTAGTGAGTTGCCAGGTTAAATTAGCCGTCCTCAATGCCTGTTGGGGAGCGCAACCAGATGAAGAACGGCAAAAAGCGATCCCCCGTAGTAGTTTAGCGGAAGTTTTGATTCATCATGGAGTCCCAGCCGTTTTAGGGATGCGGGACTCTATCGCTGATGAAGAGGCGTTAAGCTTTATTCAAACATTTGCTCAAGCTTTGCGCGAAAGAATGCCCATCGATCAAGCTGTAGCTATAGCTAGACAACAACTACTGACTCTTTATAAATTCAACCAGCCAGCTTGGACTTTACCAGTTTTGTATATGCACCCAGAATTTGATGGGGAATTGGTGAAAAATCCAACTCGGCAAGAAGAGAAACCTGAAACTAATAGGATTACGGAAATACCGACGGTTTTACCGATTAAACCTATTACTAATACCAACAGAATTCCTGATGCTTGTTTGCGTTCTACAGACGGAACCAATACAGTTTGGGCAGTTCGTCAAGGAAGGATTAGGCTGGGTCGGGTTCGTAATGATACAAATGATGTAGTCATCTCTAACGAACAATGGGTTTCTCAAGAACACGCAGAAATTATTTATCGGGAATATGGGCCAGAATCACTCTATTATCTCCGTGATTTCTCTCGGTTTGGCACCTTTATTTGGAGTGAAAGGGGATGGCAAAAAATCAACAATCAAGAAGTTCCCTTACCTTCAGGAACCAAATTAAAGTTCGGTAGTACCCAAGGTCAGACGCTAGAATTCATCACATATGACTACCCAACTACAGAATCAGGTTAA
- a CDS encoding cadmium resistance transporter, translating to MMKGVIESAIAGITAFAATNIDDVAILMLLFAKTDSQFRPRHIVAGQYLGFTGLILASLPGFFGQMAILPVWLGWLGLVPIAIGIHHMLNRETDEDAIQLVNDPSANSSSRVYLLSAPTWQVAAITFANGGDNIGIYVPLFARSNLAGLSVILAVFAVAIALWCFIASRLTRHPLVAKTLTKYGHHLVPFVLIGLGIFIFIDSGTYQLLVR from the coding sequence ATGATGAAGGGAGTTATAGAATCCGCGATCGCTGGAATTACAGCCTTTGCAGCTACAAATATCGATGATGTGGCGATCTTGATGTTGTTATTTGCCAAAACAGATTCTCAATTTCGTCCCCGACATATTGTAGCTGGTCAATACCTGGGATTTACAGGGTTAATTTTGGCAAGTTTACCAGGATTTTTCGGTCAGATGGCGATTTTGCCGGTGTGGTTGGGATGGTTGGGATTAGTACCAATCGCGATCGGGATACACCATATGTTGAATCGCGAAACAGATGAAGATGCAATTCAATTAGTAAACGACCCCTCAGCCAATTCATCTAGCCGAGTCTATCTTCTCAGCGCCCCCACTTGGCAAGTAGCAGCCATCACCTTTGCTAACGGGGGAGACAACATAGGCATTTACGTTCCCTTATTTGCTCGCAGCAATTTGGCAGGTTTAAGCGTAATTTTGGCGGTTTTTGCAGTTGCGATCGCTCTGTGGTGCTTCATTGCCAGTCGATTGACGCGCCACCCTTTAGTTGCCAAAACTTTGACCAAATACGGTCATCACCTAGTCCCCTTCGTCTTAATCGGTTTAGGAATTTTTATTTTCATCGATAGCGGAACCTATCAATTGTTGGTTCGCTAA
- a CDS encoding DUF3082 domain-containing protein yields MSQTPIQPETSNNAEKVTPVRSLIGAVISGSMATALYFLTANIANNLASKPLPTGSTTTINIAVAVRTLVLGVVALGTFVFALVAFGLLALTVQMLWQRSK; encoded by the coding sequence ATGAGCCAAACACCCATCCAGCCTGAAACTTCTAATAATGCAGAAAAAGTGACACCTGTGCGTAGTTTAATTGGTGCTGTCATTTCTGGTTCAATGGCAACTGCGCTTTATTTTTTGACAGCTAATATCGCCAATAATCTAGCTAGTAAGCCTCTACCTACTGGTAGTACAACCACGATTAATATTGCTGTGGCTGTACGTACCCTAGTGCTAGGAGTTGTCGCCTTGGGTACATTTGTTTTTGCTTTAGTCGCCTTTGGTTTACTAGCTTTAACAGTGCAAATGCTTTGGCAGCGATCAAAGTAA
- the fni gene encoding type 2 isopentenyl-diphosphate Delta-isomerase, producing the protein MDLSAGKASETQTRKADHIRICLEENVQFHNISNGFEEYRFTHSCLPELNLSEIDISTCFFGKKLNAPLLISSMTGGTEVAKTINYRLAEVAQHHKLAMGVGSQRVIIEKPEVADTFAVRAIAPDILLFANIGAVQLNYNYGLSQCLKVVEILEADALILHLNPLQECIQAEGDTNFKGLLDKISLLCSEMPVPVIAKEVGNGISAPMAQQLIAAGVSAIDVAGAGGTSWAMVESERAENSKQRLLGKTFGDWGIPTATCITSIREVAPTFPLIASGGLRNGLEVAKALALGADLAGLALPFLQAATESVDAIHERVDLLMAEISTVLFCTGNANLSALRDSNCLQPKN; encoded by the coding sequence GTGGATTTGTCGGCGGGTAAAGCATCGGAAACTCAAACACGTAAAGCCGATCATATTCGGATTTGTCTCGAAGAAAACGTCCAATTTCACAATATTAGCAATGGGTTTGAGGAGTATCGATTTACCCACAGTTGTTTACCAGAACTGAATTTAAGCGAAATCGATATTAGCACCTGCTTTTTTGGCAAAAAACTGAATGCACCGCTTTTAATTTCTTCCATGACTGGAGGTACAGAAGTCGCCAAAACCATTAATTATCGCTTAGCGGAAGTAGCACAACACCATAAGCTAGCGATGGGTGTAGGTTCCCAAAGAGTGATAATTGAAAAGCCAGAAGTAGCAGATACTTTTGCGGTACGGGCGATCGCTCCTGATATTTTACTCTTTGCCAATATTGGAGCGGTGCAACTCAATTATAACTATGGATTGAGCCAATGCCTCAAAGTGGTAGAAATCCTAGAAGCTGATGCTTTAATCTTACATCTCAACCCTTTACAAGAGTGCATTCAAGCTGAAGGCGATACAAATTTCAAGGGGTTACTTGATAAAATTTCTTTATTATGCTCTGAAATGCCAGTGCCAGTAATTGCCAAAGAAGTAGGGAATGGAATTTCTGCTCCTATGGCGCAGCAACTCATCGCCGCAGGGGTATCAGCGATTGATGTAGCTGGTGCTGGAGGCACTTCTTGGGCTATGGTGGAAAGCGAAAGAGCAGAAAATTCTAAACAACGCCTGCTCGGTAAAACTTTTGGTGATTGGGGTATTCCTACAGCCACCTGCATTACCAGCATTCGGGAAGTAGCACCAACTTTCCCCTTAATTGCTTCAGGAGGATTGCGTAACGGCTTAGAAGTAGCCAAAGCTCTAGCATTAGGTGCAGATTTAGCAGGATTAGCCTTACCCTTTCTGCAAGCAGCGACTGAATCGGTAGATGCAATCCACGAACGAGTCGATCTATTAATGGCAGAAATCTCGACGGTTTTGTTTTGCACGGGTAATGCAAATTTGTCAGCGTTACGCGATTCTAATTGTCTGCAACCAAAAAACTAG